Proteins from a single region of Apium graveolens cultivar Ventura chromosome 7, ASM990537v1, whole genome shotgun sequence:
- the LOC141671065 gene encoding F-box/kelch-repeat protein SKIP6-like produces the protein MSKRVAIMPAATTSVSDPPVQRLIADLPDEMSRLIIGYIPKEEHDVVALVSKKWNSALSPLEWSSTRSELCLEKESLYIRFKVNSTYLWRIFNQSQNPQLRLNPDNFSCSSFPNDPINLQTSGSTFAVLGTKIYAFGGTSNDIPINNVWTYDCSTDALECGPEMLLGRESAVAEVVNKVIYVMGGRLSEELDENLNQVVDGITHVMGWMEKFDYDIGVWQKVSTPINISKMRVSTSCAVDGRIYARTVNNWIVFNPTTEEWSVIESKKSKLRWRGRPAVLAGVIYFQRFTGDIIGYDVGKNVWKELKVMFPKFLDGVTVGTLDGNLCVLWEKQHKTEKGVKVDIKCVEIEVSEAGDGELNGLVLRERVIMQLPSKSSAVHCLSVYL, from the coding sequence atgtCTAAGCGAGTGGCGATTATGCCGGCTGCCACCACCTCTGTCTCTGATCCACCAGTTCAACGTCTGATCGCGGACCTTCCAGATGAAATGTCTCGCCTAATTATCGGATATATTCCAAAAGAAGAACATGATGTAGTTGCCCTTGTGTCAAAAAAATGGAACTCTGCCTTAAGTCCATTGGAATGGTCCAGCACTCGTTCAGAGCTGTGCTTGGAGAAAGAATCTCTTTACATCAGATTCAAAGTAAATTCAACCTACTTATGGCGCATCTTTAATCAAAGTCAAAACCCCCAGTTGCGTTTAAACCCTGATAACTTCAGTTGTTCTAGTTTCCCTAATGATCCTATCAATTTACAAACATCTGGCTCTACGTTCGCGGTATTAGGCACTAAAATTTATGCATTTGGAGGTACAAGCAATGATATTCCGATAAATAATGTGTGGACTTATGATTGCAGTACTGATGCTTTAGAATGTGGACCTGAAATGCTACTAGGTAGAGAGTCTGCTGTTGCTGAAGTTGTCAATAAGGTTATTTACGTGATGGGAGGGCGTTTGAGTGAAGAACTTGATGAAAATTTGAACCAAGTTGTTGATGGGATTACACATGTGATGGGTTGGATGGAGAAGTTTGATTATGATATTGGTGTCTGGCAGAAGGTATCAACTCCGATTAATATTAGTAAGATGCGGGTTTCTACAAGTTGTGCTGTAGATGGTAGAATTTACGCGAGGACAGTTAATAATTGGATAGTTTTTAATCCAACTACAGAAGAGTGGAGTGTTATTGAGTCGAAAAAGAGTAAATTAAGGTGGAGGGGAAGGCCTGCAGTTTTAGCAGGGGTGATATATTTTCAACGATTTACAGGCGATATTATTGGTTATGATGTCGGAAAAAATGTGTGGAAGGAGCTGAAAGTGATGTTTCCAAAGTTTTTGGATGGTGTTACTGTGGGTACCTTGGATGGGAACTTGTGTGTGTTGTGGGAAAAACAACATAAAACAGAAAAGGGTGTGAAGGTGGACATTAAGTGTGTTGAGATTGAGGTTTCCGAGGCTGGTGATGGTGAATTAAACGGGCTGGTTTTGAGGGAACGTGTGATCATGCAGCTTCCTTCTAAGTCATCAGCTGTGCATTGCCTGTCAGTGTACCTCTAG
- the LOC141672741 gene encoding protein MIZU-KUSSEI 1-like: protein MGEPNGISNGPSRPSPSVPPSPPPPPPSPATTLIQPSKKHHKRKAFRVFRHVFRTLPIIQPHCSFPTLPGGRLPDHHGNNNKVCGTLFGFRKGRVSLSIQENPRTLPTFVVELGMQTSVLQKEMSAGLVRLALECEKRPEKDKTKLMEEPLWSFFCNGKKNGYGMKREATDADLHVMELLKAVSMGVGVLPSVDPEVEGPDNEMAYLRAHFDRVVGSKDSETLYMLSPDGNNGPELSIFFVRL from the coding sequence ATGGGGGAGCCTAATGGAATCAGCAATGGCCCTTCACGACCGAGTCCCTCAGTGCCACCATCACCACCACCACCCCCACCATCTCCTGCCACAACTCTCATTCAACCATCCAAGAAACACCATAAACGAAAAGCCTTTCGGGTTTTTCGTCACGTTTTTCGAACACTTCCAATAATCCAACCTCATTGCAGTTTCCCAACGCTTCCTGGTGGAAGATTACCTGATCATCATGGTAACAATAACAAAGTTTGTGGCACGCTTTTCGGGTTCCGAAAAGGTAGAGTTAGTCTATCTATTCAAGAAAACCCTAGGACATTGCCAACTTTTGTGGTTGAGCTAGGCATGCAAACTAGTGTTTTGCAGAAGGAAATGAGTGCTGGATTGGTTAGACTTGCATTGGAATGCGAAAAACGGCCCGAAAAGGATAAGACAAAGCTGATGGAAGAGCCATTGTGGTCTTTTTTTTGTAATGGGAAGAAAAATGGTTATGGAATGAAGAGAGAAGCTACTGATGCAGATTTGCATGTAATGGAGCTTCTTAAGGCTGTGTCAATGGGAGTTGGAGTCTTGCCTTCGGTTGATCCGGAGGTCGAAGGACCGGATAATGAGATGGCCTATTTGAGGGCACATTTTGATCGTGTAGTAGGATCTAAAGATTCAGAAACTTTGTACATGTTAAGCCCTGATGGGAACAATGGTCCAGAGTTGAGTATTTTCTTTGTCAGATTATGA